One window of Corynebacterium sp. P3-F1 genomic DNA carries:
- a CDS encoding WXG100 family type VII secretion target — translation MSNAQFRTEADVMRNAANNVDSTNDSVNAELNRLQDVAQSTRDYWQGTAQASFDGLMARFDDAEHRLSEALADIATNIRSNASNFEDVDASNSDAFANIAPAGGLAL, via the coding sequence ATGAGCAACGCTCAGTTCCGTACAGAAGCCGACGTTATGCGCAACGCGGCGAACAACGTAGACAGCACCAACGACTCGGTCAACGCCGAACTCAACCGCTTGCAAGATGTCGCGCAATCCACCCGCGACTACTGGCAGGGGACTGCCCAGGCAAGCTTTGACGGGCTGATGGCTCGCTTTGACGACGCGGAGCACCGTCTCAGCGAGGCTCTGGCGGACATCGCCACGAATATCCGCAGCAACGCCTCGAACTTCGAGGACGTCGACGCGTCCAATTCCGACGCTTTCGCCAACATCGCGCCGGCGGGCGGGTTGGCGCTCTAA
- a CDS encoding WXG100 family type VII secretion target, producing the protein MTVIKYGFGSLAEAAADIETSSRNIGAQLEDLKAQIKPMVATWEGEAAQRYQEHQLKWDTAAQELNEILTTIGRAVDEGNNRMQAVNIAAANSWG; encoded by the coding sequence GTGACAGTGATCAAGTACGGATTCGGCTCTCTGGCAGAAGCCGCAGCCGACATCGAGACCTCGTCCCGCAACATCGGCGCCCAGTTGGAAGACCTGAAGGCGCAGATCAAGCCGATGGTTGCCACGTGGGAAGGTGAGGCAGCGCAGCGCTACCAAGAACACCAGTTGAAGTGGGACACCGCAGCGCAGGAGCTCAACGAAATCCTCACTACGATCGGCCGCGCAGTCGATGAGGGCAACAACCGGATGCAGGCTGTCAACATCGCAGCCGCCAACAGCTGGGGGTAA
- a CDS encoding type VII secretion-associated protein, with product MITAYAAGREIDSREGFDALLTITIDEDATVFSGLSNVHRYDQPSASEIVSFVRGVLGDDPQQATVHLVADAETQQRIIHAFGDYGIDLTCEDPSSSGQGDGEEAGAPSRETVARTHPATSEWEEINHIPVRRPAVETRRTGRLGSVSYLLAGVVVLVAAVCGVAIWVVAGRGVSNDVHDAAEQPSQTTPLEAHGSRSPSHVPEQPGLEPEQPAPENVTLEQNGLSVELPVGFHLEPDGNMWRATGPDPDFRLQLAVDPLYGVAPDAVMRQVLADIEADPELRLIDSGDENVRYAHDLPDGSRAQWSTWTDRDVQLSIGCHTRKEPTTVQSATCTMANDSARFTPPE from the coding sequence ATGATCACCGCGTATGCCGCCGGCCGGGAAATTGATTCCCGAGAGGGCTTCGACGCCTTACTCACCATCACGATCGACGAAGACGCGACGGTATTTTCCGGACTGTCCAATGTTCACCGCTACGACCAGCCTTCCGCGAGCGAGATCGTCTCCTTTGTTCGAGGTGTGCTCGGGGACGACCCGCAGCAGGCAACGGTGCACCTCGTGGCGGACGCGGAAACCCAGCAGCGGATCATCCACGCGTTTGGGGATTACGGTATCGATCTGACCTGCGAAGACCCCTCCAGCAGCGGTCAAGGGGACGGGGAAGAGGCTGGCGCCCCATCGCGTGAAACCGTTGCCCGAACGCATCCGGCGACGAGTGAGTGGGAGGAAATCAACCACATTCCTGTGCGCCGGCCAGCGGTGGAGACCCGGCGTACGGGGCGCCTCGGTTCCGTCAGCTACCTGCTTGCCGGGGTGGTGGTGCTCGTTGCCGCGGTGTGCGGGGTGGCCATCTGGGTTGTCGCCGGCCGGGGCGTCAGCAACGACGTGCACGACGCAGCGGAGCAGCCTTCGCAGACCACGCCATTGGAAGCCCACGGTTCGCGCTCTCCCTCTCACGTACCGGAACAGCCGGGGCTAGAGCCGGAACAGCCCGCGCCCGAGAACGTCACGCTCGAGCAGAACGGGTTGAGTGTTGAACTTCCTGTCGGCTTCCACTTAGAACCGGACGGGAACATGTGGCGCGCAACAGGACCCGACCCGGATTTTCGGCTTCAACTGGCGGTGGATCCTCTCTACGGGGTAGCTCCGGACGCGGTCATGCGGCAGGTATTGGCGGACATCGAGGCCGATCCCGAGTTGCGCCTCATTGACAGCGGCGATGAAAACGTGCGTTACGCGCACGACCTGCCCGACGGTTCTCGCGCGCAGTGGAGCACGTGGACAGACCGCGACGTGCAGCTATCCATTGGTTGCCACACCCGAAAGGAACCTACCACCGTTCAGTCGGCTACATGCACCATGGCCAACGACTCTGCCCGCTTCACTCCGCCTGAATAG